From the genome of Hyphobacterium sp. CCMP332:
AACAGAAGAGCGCCAGCGCACCTTGCTGGAGCGCGGCCACATCTCGCAACAACGTCTTGACGAGGTCGCGACCAATACCACGGCGGCAGAAGCCCGCCGCGCAGCCGCTGCGGCGCAGGCCAATTCCTTGCGGGCGCAACTCGTTCTTTCCGAGATTACGGCACCTTTTGGCGGGGTTGTAACGGCACGTATGGCCGATGAAGGGGCGATTGCCGCGCCCGGCAGTCCGGTCATCCGGCTGGTTGAAAACACCTCTCTGGAGATCCGGATTGGATTACCGCTATTGGCCGCATCCGCTCTGAATGAGGGCGAGGTCTATCATTTCATGACAAATGCCGGTGCGATTGATGCGCGTTATCGCCGTGGGACAGGCGTGGTCGATGTGCGCACCCGGACGGTCACAGCCATCTTCGATATCGAATCGGGCACGGCCCGGGCCGGCGAGGTCGCCCGTTTGCAGCTTGAAACAGGCATTTCCGATCGCGGCTTCTGGGTGCCGACCAGTGCCCTGACAGAAGGCCGCCGGGGCCTGTGGTCGGTTCAGACCCTCGTCGCCGACGGCAATGGCGGCTGGATTATCGAGCCGCGGGTCGTCGAAACACTCCGCGTCGAGGTCGACCGCGCCTTTGTCCGCGGAGCCGTAAATGATGGCGATCAGATCATCGCCTCCGGCCTGCAACGTGTCACGGCGGGGCAAAGCGTCATCCCGGCAGGAGAATAAGCGAATGGCTACGCTGTTTTACCGCTACTCACGCCTGTCGATTCTGGCGGTTCTGCTGCTGACCCTGGCCGGTCTGGGCGCGCTCCTGACTCTCGGCCGTCAGGAAGACCCGAGCCTGACCGAACGCTTTGGTGTTGTTGTCACGGCATTCCCGGGAGCGTCGGCCGAGCGGGTCGAGGCGCTTATAACGGACCCCATCGAGGATTCGATCCGGGAATTGCCCGAGATTGACGAGGTCGTTTCAACATCCCGTTCGGGCATTTCCCTGATCAACATCAATATTCGCGAAGACCTGAACCCGACAGAGGTCGATCAGGCATGGACGCAAATCCGCGAGCAGGTCGATGCGGTCCGGCCCTTCCTTCCGGCGGAAGCCGGGGCGCCGGATGTCGAGCGTAGCTATCTGGGCGCGGCCACGCTGATTACCGTGCTCGGATGGACCGCAGAGGGCGAGCCGAATCTGGCCATCCTGTCGCGGCTGGCGCGTGATCTCGAAGACCGTCTGCGCAATATTCCCGGCACGGATCAGACCGACACTTACGGCATTGCCGAAGAAGAGATCCGCATCCTCGCGGACCCCGATGCTTTGGCCGCGTTGGGGCTAACCATTGGCGAACTGGCCAGCCGTATTTCGCGCGCCGATGCCAAGACGCCGGCAGGCGAGTTGAGGTCATCCGACGTCAACCTGAATGTCGAGATTGGCGGAGAATTCGAGACACTGGATCGTATTCGCACCGTACCGGTCAGCGAGACGGTCAATGGCGAGTTTGTTCGCCTCGGCGACGTGGCGGAAATCGAACGGGGCATCCGCACGCCCGCCGCCGCCATGGCCTATTTCAACGGTGATCGGACCGTTTTCGTTGCGGGCTTTCTGCAGCCGGAATTGCGCGTGGATCAGTGGACCGAGCGGGCGCGTGCCGAGATCGCGGCCTTCGCGGCCGAAAATCCCGGCGTGTCCGTCGATATTGTGTTCGCGCAGTCCGATTATGTGGAATCGCGTCTGAACGGATTATCGGTCAATCTGGGATATTCGGCCCTGATCGTCTTTGCCGTCCTCTTCCTGTTGATGGGCTGGCGCGCCGCCCTGATCGTCGGATCGGCCTTGCCGCTGACCGTTCTTTTCGTTCTTTTCCTGATCAATCTCTATGACGAGCCACTGCACCAGATGTCGGTGACGGGTCTTGTCGTGGCGCTGGGTCTCCTGATCGATAATGCCATTGTGGTGGTCGATGAATACCAGTTGCGGCGGGCCCGGGGCCTGCCGCCTCTGGATGCCATCAATCATTCGCTCAAACATCTGTTCGGTCCGCTTCTGGCGTCCACCCTGACCACGGTTTTTGCCTTTGCGCCCATCGCCCTGATGCCCGGCGCAGCGGGCGAGTTCATCGGCATGATCGGCGTTTCGGTGATTTTCGCCGTCGTCGCCTCCTTCATTCTGGCGATGACGGTGGTGCCGGCGTTTGCGGGCTGGTTCGATCATAATAATTACGCCGAAGGACGTCATTCCTTCCTGCGCGATGGCTTGCGGTTCAAGCCGCTGGAATATTTCTATCGCGGTATTCTACAGGCCGTGACGACCCGCCCCTGGGTCGGCCTGGTGGGCGGGGCCATCCTCCCCATAGCCGGCTTTGCCGCCGCTACGACCCTGCCCATGCAATTCTTCCCGCCAACCGATAGGGACATGTTCCAGATCGAAATGGTCCTGCCGGCCAACACCTCGATTGAGGAGACACAGCGCCAGGTCTTGCGGGCGACAGAACTTCTGGAGGCTTATGACGGCGTCATTGATGTCGGCTGGACGCTGGGCGAGAGCCCGCCGCGGACCTATTACAACGTCATCGGCAATGAGAGCTCAGCGCCTTATCTGGCGGCTGGCTGGGTACGAACGCAATCAGCCGAAGTCACACATGATCTGTTGCCGCGTTTGCAGCACGACATGATCGACGCCTTCCCGCAGGCGCGTTTCCTGACACTGCCCTTCGAACAGGGGCCGCCGACGGCCGCGCCGATCGAGCTCAAGATCTTCGGCCCGGACCTGGCAACGCTTGATCGTCTCGGCGACGAGATCCGGCAAGTGCTGGCCCAGACCCCCGGCGTGACGACCACGGTCGCGGGCATGCGCATGGGAGAGCCCGTGGCGCGCGTAAATGTCGATGAAGCTTCGGCCGAACTCGCCGGAATTCGTCTCGAGGACCTTGCCAACCGCTTGCGCGCCGATTTCGATGGCGTTCCGGGCGGCAGTATTCTGGAAGGCGTCGAGGAAATGCCGGTGCGCGTCATAGCCGCCGCCAATCGCCGCGCCAGTGTCTCCGATCTCGCCTCATCACCGCTGCTGACCAATCCGGAAAGCGGCATTCTGTCTGCGCCGGTTTCGGCCATTGGTGAGGTCGGTCTGTCGCCGGAAGTCGCCAGTATTCGGCGTCAGGATGGCGAGCGCATGAACCCGATCTTCGCCTATCTGGAACCCTTCAGCCTGCCGGCCCCGGTTCTGGATGACTTCATGGTGCGCCTGGAAACCGCGGGCGTTGAAATGCCAGCAGGCTATTCCCTGCAAATCGGCGGCGAGGCCGAGGCCCGCGGCGATGCCATGGGCAATCTGTTCGGAACGGCGGCCCCGCTATTGATCCTGATGATCGGCTCTGTTGTGCTGGCATTCAACTCATTCCGCTTTGCCGGCGTCGTCTTTATCAGCGGCTTCCTGTCGGTCGGTCTGGCGATGTTTGGTGTGTGGATGTTCGGCACGCCGCTCGGCTTTAACGCCATTGTCGGATCAATGGGGCTGGTCGGCCTCTCGATCAACGGCACGATTGTGGTCCTCTCAGCCTTGCGCGCCAATCCTGCAGCCGAAGCGCTGGATATGGCCGCTATCCAGGACACTATTGTTGATGCAACGCGTCACATCATTTCCACCACGCTGACGACGATTGGCGGCTTTGTGCCACTGATCCTGTCGGGCGATTCCTTCTGGCTACCGTTTGCGGCGGCTGTCGCGGGTGGCGTCGCCGGATCAGCGGTGCTGGCCTTGCTGTTTGCCCCGGCGGCTTTCGTCATGCTGGCCAGGGCACGTCAGAAGCGCCGCGACTTTCATGAGCGCCTGAAAAAGCGGGTACGCCGCGGTGCCTTGATGCAGGCCGCGGAATAGGCCAAGTCCCACGTGACAACAGGAGTGGGCCGGATGGAAAAGCGCGGACCGTGGCAGGTGAGGGCGAAGGCGAAAGTTTTCGAAAACCCCTTTATCGAACTCCACACCTATGACGGCATCCGCCCGGATGGCGCGCCCGGCATATACGGTGTCATGTCGCCGAAAACCTATGCCATTCTGATCCTGCCGCTGTTTGCGGACGGGACGACCATGCTGGTCGGGCAACATCGCTTTCCGCTGGATAATTACAGCTGGGAGATTCCCGAAGGCGGCAGTCCGAAGTCCGATCCGCCACTGGATGGTGCCATTCGCGAGCTGAAGGAGGAGACCGGGCTGACAGCGCAGCATTGGCGCGAAATCCTGCAGGCAGAAACGTCCAACTCCGTCACCGACGAGCAGGCCTTCGGGTATCTCGCCTGGGGGCTGGAAGAAGGGGATCAGGAACTCGACGGCACCGAGGTTATCGAGCGCAAGCGTCTGCCCTTTCTGAGAGCGCTGGAGATGGTGATGACCGGCGAGATACGGGACCTGCCATCGGTGGCAATGATCTTGAAGGCGCACTACATGGCGGGGAGCGGTCAGCTCGAGGCTGACCTTGCGCGCGCCATGCTCGATGGAGGCTGATATGCCAACGGCGACTGCTACATCTCTCACGTCCGGCACGGATGCAGTCTGGTCGCGCCTGCGCGTCGACGCGGCTCAGGCCGCCGCCGAGGAGCCTATCCTCGCCAGCTTCCTCAATGACGCCATTCTGCGTCATGAAAAATTCGAGCATGCCCTGGCCTACCGTCTCGCCTCCAAGCTGGCGGATGCGCAGCTGGATGCGATGTTGGCGCGCGACGTGGTCGAAGAGGCGATCGCGGCCGATCCATCTATCGCCGAAAAGGCCGCGGCGGATATGGTGGCCATCGAGGAACGCGACCCCGCCTGCCGGTCACTCTTGCAGCCCTTCCTCTATTTCAAGGGCTATCTGGCCCTGCAGGGCTATCGCATTGCGCACTGGCTGTGGAGCGAGGGTCGGGAGACGTTTGCCTTCCACCTGCAAAGCCGGATTTCGGAACGCTTCGGTCTCGACATTCACCCCGCCGCCATCATCGGGCAGGGGATCATGATCGACCATGCCACCAGCGTCGTTATCGGCGAGACCGCGGTCGTGGGCGACAATGTATCCATGCTGCACTCGGTCACGCTCGGCGGCACCGGCAAGACCGGCATTCAGCGCCACCCGAAAATCGGCGATGGCGTGCTTATCGGCGCGGGCGCGAAAGTGCTCGGCAATATCACCATTGGTGAGGAAGCGCGCATTGCTGCCGGGTCTGTTGTCCTCAAGGACGTGCCCGCACATTGCACGGTCGCCGGTATTCCGGCCGTGCCGGTGGGAGGCCCGTGCAAGGAGCCGGCCCGCACGATGGAGCAGAGCTTCGAGACCGACGCATAGCCCGGTCTTGCGCTGTCAGGCGCGATGGGTATGGTCGCCCGCAGATTCACCAAGCTCAGGGATATAGAAACCGTGTCCAATACCGTGACCGCTCAAGAAGCGGCAAAACTTGAAGCCTTCCTGAAGAAAAAGCTGAACCCCGGCATGGTCGTTCAGCGCCGCCAGCGCGCGGACGAATGCGCCGAGATCCATATTGGCGATGAATGCCTGGGCGTGGTCCAGAAGATCGTCGATGAGGGCGAGACCAGCTATGCGTTCGAGATCACGATTCTCGACATCGACCTGGAAGAAGTTTGAGCCCAAACGCCTCCGCGCAGGACGTCCTTCGCGTTGAAGGGCTGACCAAGCAGTATTCCGGCGGTGTTCTGGCGGCAGACAATGTCGGTTTCACCGCAGCCGCTGGCGAGCTGATCGCCATTGTCGGCGAGTCCGGCTCCGGCAAGACCACCACATTGAAAGCCATCAACCGGCTGATTGAGCCGAGTGCCGGCACTATCCTGTTTCAGGGCCGCGATGTGATGTCGCTGGCGGCCCATGATTTGCGCCGGGAGATCGGCTGGGTGATGCAGGGCGATGGCCTGTTTCCGCACCTCACTGCTGCACAGAATATCGCCCTCACACCGCGCCTGCTGAAATGGGAGCCCGCGCGTATTTCGGCGCGTATCGATGAATTGCTGGAGCTTGTCCGGCTCGATCCGGCGGATTTCCGGGACCGCCTGCCGCACCAGATGTCCGGCGGCCAGAGACAACGCATCGCCATTGCTCGCGCGCTTGCCGTCGAACCGCCGCTGCTGCTGCTGGATGAAGCCTTCAGCGCGCTTGATCCGGTGACTCGGGCCGCGCTTCAGGATGACTTCGTCGCGCTTCAGGAGCGCCTTCAATTTGCCGCCGTCATGGTCACCCACGACATGGCCGAAGCCCTGCTGCTCGCCAACCGGATACTGGTGATGAAGGACGGGCGGGTCGTTCAGACCGGCACGCCGTCTGATCTCGTCAACCGCCCGGGTGATCCGTACGTCACCGAGCTTCTGGCCGCACCGGCCAAACAGGCTCGCGCCGTCGCCGCGCTGGAGCAGGCGCCATGAGCGAACAACTGGTCGAAGCCTTCACCGTCCTGCCGCAATATCTGGGCGGCCATATGCGCCTGTCCATGGCAGCGATAGCCTGCGCCATCCTGATCAGCCTGCCTCTGGGCATTCTCGCGGCGCGCAAGAAATGGCTCGCCGGTCCCGCACTCGGCATTGCAGGTACGCTGCAGACCATTCCCGGTCTCGCCCTTCTGGCGCTGATGGTGCCGATTCTGGGCGGCACGATCGGCTTTGCCCCGGCCTTTGTGGCGCTGACGCTCTACGGCATTCTGCCGGTGCTCAGGAACACGATTGTCGGCCTTCAGGGCGTTGACCCGATCGTGCGCGAGGCCGCGCGCGGCGTCGGCATGACGCCGCGCCAGAGCCTGATCGAGGTGGAATTGCCACTGGCCCTGCCCACTATTGTCGCCGGTATCCGCACGGCGGTCGTCTGGGTTGTGGGGGCGGCGGTTCTGGCCACGCCGGTCGGGGCGGCCAGCCTCGGTAACTATATCTTCGCCGGCTTGCAGACCCGCAACTGGACGGCCGTGCTGTTTGGGTGTGTCGCCTCGGCCCTGCTCGCCATCCTGCTCGACCAGATCGTCCGCAGCTATGAAATCGCCGCCCGCCGCCGCAACCGCGTCATGGCGTCCCTGTCGACGCTGGCGGGGATTGTGCTTATCGGCGGGGCGCTGCTGCCAGGATGGCTGGACACCGCCGCGCGCAGCACCGTGGCGGGCGATCAGGCAGAGGCCATCGGGCTGGAGGGCCGCGTCGTGGTGGTCGGCTCCAAACCCTTCACCGAGCAATTCATTCTGGCGGCATTGTTCGAGCGCGTTCTGGAGGCCGAAGGTGCCATCGTTCAGCGCCGCGACGGGCTCGGCTCGACCGTGGCATTCGATGCGCTGGCCGGTAGCGAGATCGACGTCTATGCCGATTATTCCGGCACGCTCTGGGCCAATGTCCTGAACCGGGCGGATGCGCCCGGCCGCCACCGCATCATTGCGGAAACATCGGCCGTGCTGCTCAATGAATACGGTATCTTGAGCCTCGGCTCGCTCGGCTTTGAAAACGCCTATGGCTTTGCCATGAGCCGGGTGGGCGCAGAGCGCCTGGGCGTCACCTCCATTGCCGGTCTGGCCGGCGAGGCGGTGACCATTGGCGCGGACAGTGAATTCTTCGTGCGGCCGGAATGGACCGGCACGCGCGACGCCTATGGCCTGCAGGACGCGACGCCGCGGCCGATGGATTCGACCTTCATGTATGGCGCGGTGCGCGATGGTCAGGTGGATGTCATCACTGCCTACACAACAGACGGGCGCATCGCCGCCTATGATCTGGTGATCCTGGACGATCCGCGCGGCATCCTGCCGCCTTATGATGCCATGATCCTCTTATCGCCCGAGGCCGCCGCAGATGATGCCGTTGCCGCCGCGCTGGCCCCGCTGGTCAATGCGATTACGCCGGACAGGATGCGCGAAGCCAATCGCCGCGTGGATCTTGACGGCCAGACGCCGGAACAGGCGGCGGAATGGTTGTGGGGCGAGGTCTTGGAATGACTGATTTGTGGGGGGCGATTGGCAGGTACGATTGGCCGAATGTGGGTTTCGTATCCGGCAGACCGGCAAACGAAGAGGATATTCAGGCTGGCAGGGCTGTCTTTATGATCCAGCCCGAAAGCGAAGCGGCGGATATTTCACTTCCTGCATGTGCTCTCGTAAATGAGCAGGATGGATCGCAGACAGCTGTTGTTGTGATCCAAGCCGAAATTGACGGCGGAGAAACTCTGTTAGGAGTGCGCGAGATTGCGGGCGGAAATTTGGTCTGCACGTTGGGCGAGATCGAATTTGTGCATCCAGACAAGATGCCTTGGAAATGAAAAAAAACCGGCGGAGCTTTCACACCCCGCCGGCATCATTCCAGAGTAAAACCCAACCCGCCCCTAGAGCACGTCCAGCATCGACGCGACCAGCGGGTGGCGGACAATGTCTTGCGCCGCCAGACGCTGGACCGAGATGTCCGGCACCGCTTCAAGCTTGTCGGCAATGCCGGCCAGGCCGGAGAGTTCCGGTAAAAGGTCGGTCTGCGCCGGATCGCCGGTGATCACCATGGTCGAGTGCCAGCCCAGCCGGGTCAGCAGCATTTTCAATTGTCCGTAGGTGCAGTTCTGCGCTTCGTCCACCACGACAAAGGCGTTGTTGAGCGTCCGCCCGCGCATGTATCCGATAGGCGCAATCTCGATCAGGCCTTCCAGCATCAGCGATTTCAGACGCTTGGGCGAGAGCCGGTCGGCGAGGGCGTCATAAAGCGGGCGCAGATAGGGGGCGAGCTTCTCCTCCATGGCACCGGGTAAAAAGCCGATGCTCTCGCCCGCTTCCACCGCCGGGCGGGAAAGAACGATGCGGCCCACTTCGCCCTTTTCAAGCTGTTCCACCGCCTTGGCGACCGCGAGATAGGTCTTGCCTGTTCCCGCCGGTCCGAGCGCCATGACCAGATTGTGCTCGTCTATAGCCTTCATCAATTTGGCCTGACCGTCTGATCTCGGTTTGACGTTTTTGACATAGCGTTGATCGCGCATGGGTTCCTTCTCGTCCGGCGACCAGCTGGCCCCCGGAAAAAGCGCCCGCACCTTGGTTTGCTCGTCCTGATAATGACCGGAATTGAACTCACCCGAGGATTGGCGGCGCTTTGCGGAACGTTTCGTCATGGACAGACTCTCCTGAGACTATTGTTTGCGTCACCGGTTGATGACGCAGTGGCCAGAAACAAAAAAACCCTCACCGGAGGGCGAGGGCTGTGGGCAGGCATATGAAGGTGCGCATGGGAGGGGGCGGATTCAGACCGGTGGCGGTGGTGGATCCGGTTTTCGGCCCGGTGGGTGCGTCGGTTTCGCACGATGGCCATTCGCCTCCTCTTCGAAGCGCCCGCGACTCGATGGAAGTACCGAATCGCAGGAGCAGTATCAGTCTAGTATGGTGAACAAAGATTAAGCGCCCCCGTATCATAAACTTCACACAGACAGTGTCCGGAGAGCCACATGCCCGTCTACAGCCTCGAAGATCACACCCCGAAAATGCCCGAGAGCGGGAATTACTGGATTGGTCCCGGCGCGCATGTGATCGGCCGCGTCACCCTGAAGGAAAATGCCAGCATCTGGTATAATGCGGTGGTGCGTGGCGATGTCGACGACATCACCATCGGCGAGGACACCAACATCCAGGACAATTCGGTGCTGCACACCGACCATGGCTATCCCATGGTCATCGGCAAGGGGGTCACCGTCGGTCACCGCGTCATGCTGCACGGCTGCAAGATCGGCGATTATTCGCTGATCGGAATCGGAGCGGCCCTGCTGAACGGGGTGAAGATCGGGACCAATTGCATCAT
Proteins encoded in this window:
- a CDS encoding efflux RND transporter periplasmic adaptor subunit, with product MSALKNRLQSLGSGFAVLAAAIGVAVIVILVSALRSADADVQQAAPGALPVPVLTVSYQSDAMISEAYPGLISARRESDLGFERGGRIVEVSVDVGDQIEAGDTLARLDTSTLRAQIAAADAQTNEADAQLEIARATEERQRTLLERGHISQQRLDEVATNTTAAEARRAAAAAQANSLRAQLVLSEITAPFGGVVTARMADEGAIAAPGSPVIRLVENTSLEIRIGLPLLAASALNEGEVYHFMTNAGAIDARYRRGTGVVDVRTRTVTAIFDIESGTARAGEVARLQLETGISDRGFWVPTSALTEGRRGLWSVQTLVADGNGGWIIEPRVVETLRVEVDRAFVRGAVNDGDQIIASGLQRVTAGQSVIPAGE
- a CDS encoding efflux RND transporter permease subunit, translated to MATLFYRYSRLSILAVLLLTLAGLGALLTLGRQEDPSLTERFGVVVTAFPGASAERVEALITDPIEDSIRELPEIDEVVSTSRSGISLININIREDLNPTEVDQAWTQIREQVDAVRPFLPAEAGAPDVERSYLGAATLITVLGWTAEGEPNLAILSRLARDLEDRLRNIPGTDQTDTYGIAEEEIRILADPDALAALGLTIGELASRISRADAKTPAGELRSSDVNLNVEIGGEFETLDRIRTVPVSETVNGEFVRLGDVAEIERGIRTPAAAMAYFNGDRTVFVAGFLQPELRVDQWTERARAEIAAFAAENPGVSVDIVFAQSDYVESRLNGLSVNLGYSALIVFAVLFLLMGWRAALIVGSALPLTVLFVLFLINLYDEPLHQMSVTGLVVALGLLIDNAIVVVDEYQLRRARGLPPLDAINHSLKHLFGPLLASTLTTVFAFAPIALMPGAAGEFIGMIGVSVIFAVVASFILAMTVVPAFAGWFDHNNYAEGRHSFLRDGLRFKPLEYFYRGILQAVTTRPWVGLVGGAILPIAGFAAATTLPMQFFPPTDRDMFQIEMVLPANTSIEETQRQVLRATELLEAYDGVIDVGWTLGESPPRTYYNVIGNESSAPYLAAGWVRTQSAEVTHDLLPRLQHDMIDAFPQARFLTLPFEQGPPTAAPIELKIFGPDLATLDRLGDEIRQVLAQTPGVTTTVAGMRMGEPVARVNVDEASAELAGIRLEDLANRLRADFDGVPGGSILEGVEEMPVRVIAAANRRASVSDLASSPLLTNPESGILSAPVSAIGEVGLSPEVASIRRQDGERMNPIFAYLEPFSLPAPVLDDFMVRLETAGVEMPAGYSLQIGGEAEARGDAMGNLFGTAAPLLILMIGSVVLAFNSFRFAGVVFISGFLSVGLAMFGVWMFGTPLGFNAIVGSMGLVGLSINGTIVVLSALRANPAAEALDMAAIQDTIVDATRHIISTTLTTIGGFVPLILSGDSFWLPFAAAVAGGVAGSAVLALLFAPAAFVMLARARQKRRDFHERLKKRVRRGALMQAAE
- a CDS encoding NUDIX hydrolase, which encodes MEKRGPWQVRAKAKVFENPFIELHTYDGIRPDGAPGIYGVMSPKTYAILILPLFADGTTMLVGQHRFPLDNYSWEIPEGGSPKSDPPLDGAIRELKEETGLTAQHWREILQAETSNSVTDEQAFGYLAWGLEEGDQELDGTEVIERKRLPFLRALEMVMTGEIRDLPSVAMILKAHYMAGSGQLEADLARAMLDGG
- the cysE gene encoding serine O-acetyltransferase; translated protein: MPTATATSLTSGTDAVWSRLRVDAAQAAAEEPILASFLNDAILRHEKFEHALAYRLASKLADAQLDAMLARDVVEEAIAADPSIAEKAAADMVAIEERDPACRSLLQPFLYFKGYLALQGYRIAHWLWSEGRETFAFHLQSRISERFGLDIHPAAIIGQGIMIDHATSVVIGETAVVGDNVSMLHSVTLGGTGKTGIQRHPKIGDGVLIGAGAKVLGNITIGEEARIAAGSVVLKDVPAHCTVAGIPAVPVGGPCKEPARTMEQSFETDA
- a CDS encoding DUF3126 family protein codes for the protein MVARRFTKLRDIETVSNTVTAQEAAKLEAFLKKKLNPGMVVQRRQRADECAEIHIGDECLGVVQKIVDEGETSYAFEITILDIDLEEV
- a CDS encoding ATP-binding cassette domain-containing protein; the encoded protein is MSPNASAQDVLRVEGLTKQYSGGVLAADNVGFTAAAGELIAIVGESGSGKTTTLKAINRLIEPSAGTILFQGRDVMSLAAHDLRREIGWVMQGDGLFPHLTAAQNIALTPRLLKWEPARISARIDELLELVRLDPADFRDRLPHQMSGGQRQRIAIARALAVEPPLLLLDEAFSALDPVTRAALQDDFVALQERLQFAAVMVTHDMAEALLLANRILVMKDGRVVQTGTPSDLVNRPGDPYVTELLAAPAKQARAVAALEQAP
- a CDS encoding ABC transporter permease/substrate-binding protein, translating into MSEQLVEAFTVLPQYLGGHMRLSMAAIACAILISLPLGILAARKKWLAGPALGIAGTLQTIPGLALLALMVPILGGTIGFAPAFVALTLYGILPVLRNTIVGLQGVDPIVREAARGVGMTPRQSLIEVELPLALPTIVAGIRTAVVWVVGAAVLATPVGAASLGNYIFAGLQTRNWTAVLFGCVASALLAILLDQIVRSYEIAARRRNRVMASLSTLAGIVLIGGALLPGWLDTAARSTVAGDQAEAIGLEGRVVVVGSKPFTEQFILAALFERVLEAEGAIVQRRDGLGSTVAFDALAGSEIDVYADYSGTLWANVLNRADAPGRHRIIAETSAVLLNEYGILSLGSLGFENAYGFAMSRVGAERLGVTSIAGLAGEAVTIGADSEFFVRPEWTGTRDAYGLQDATPRPMDSTFMYGAVRDGQVDVITAYTTDGRIAAYDLVILDDPRGILPPYDAMILLSPEAAADDAVAAALAPLVNAITPDRMREANRRVDLDGQTPEQAAEWLWGEVLE
- a CDS encoding PhoH family protein → MTKRSAKRRQSSGEFNSGHYQDEQTKVRALFPGASWSPDEKEPMRDQRYVKNVKPRSDGQAKLMKAIDEHNLVMALGPAGTGKTYLAVAKAVEQLEKGEVGRIVLSRPAVEAGESIGFLPGAMEEKLAPYLRPLYDALADRLSPKRLKSLMLEGLIEIAPIGYMRGRTLNNAFVVVDEAQNCTYGQLKMLLTRLGWHSTMVITGDPAQTDLLPELSGLAGIADKLEAVPDISVQRLAAQDIVRHPLVASMLDVL
- a CDS encoding gamma carbonic anhydrase family protein, which gives rise to MPVYSLEDHTPKMPESGNYWIGPGAHVIGRVTLKENASIWYNAVVRGDVDDITIGEDTNIQDNSVLHTDHGYPMVIGKGVTVGHRVMLHGCKIGDYSLIGIGAALLNGVKIGTNCIIGAHTLLPEGKEIPDNSLVVGSPGKVIRTLEADMYDILKASADHYVENWKRHKAGLTEIPG